The Carnobacterium divergens nucleotide sequence GATATTGGTGAAGATACGATTTGTTATTCTGATGCTAGTGATTATGCAGCTAACTTAGAAATGGCTACTAATTTCTATATGCGCAAAAAATCTCATGAAATCGAAAAAGAGTTAGAAAAAGTTGCAACACCAAACGTTGGTTCTGTTGAAGAAGTCGCAACATTATTAGAAGTTGAAACAAACCGTGTTATGAAGAGTATGCTATTTATTGCAGATGAAAAACCTGTTTTAGTGGTAATTCGAGGCGATCATGAAGTCAATGATGTAAAATTAAAAAACTTCCTTGGAGCAGATTTCTTGGAATTGGCAACAGATGAAGAAGCCGTTAAATGGATAGGTGCAGAATTTGGTTCAGTCGGGCCGATTAACGTCAATGAAGAGATTCGTGTGATTGCGGATCGTTATGTCCAAGATTTAGCAAATGCAGTTTGTGGCGCTAACGAAACGGGTTTCCATTACGTAAATGTCAATCCAGAACGTGACTTAACGATTGAAAGCTATGAAGATTTACGTTTTGTTATGGAAGGAGAACTTTCACCTGATGGACAAGGTGTGATTCAATTTACAAAAGGAATTGAAATCGGACATATCTTTAAATTAGGAACACGTTACAGTGAATCAATGAATGCTACTATTTTAGATGAGAATGGACGTTCAATTCCAGTGATTATGGGTTGTTACGGAATTGGTGTGAGCCGATTGCTTTCAGCAATTGTAGAACAACAAGCAGATGAAAAAGGGATTAACTGGCCACGTAACATTGCCCCATATGAAGTGCATTTAGTACCAGTCAATATGAAGGCAGAAGAACAAGTTAACTTAAGCGCTGAACTTTACACAAACCTTGAAAATGCAGGTTTATCAGTTTTAATGGATGACCGAAATGAACGTGTGGGCGTGAAATTTGCTGATTCTGATTTAATTGGAATTCCAGTTCGAATTACAGTAGGTAAAAAAGCGAATGAAGGCATTGTGGAAATTAAATTACGTAAAACAGCCGAAACGATTGAAGTGAAAAAAGAAGAATTAATTGATACCTTAAATATTCTTTTAAACACAATCTAAACAAATAAAAGCGAAATGAAGAGTGCTTCATTTTGCTTTTATTTTTAATTGTACTAAAATGAAATATCGTTTTGCTTTGAAATTTGGTACAATATTAGACGTAGTCATCAAAGATAAGCAAACAAATTAAAACCTTGTTAGCATGTAGATAAAGGAAGGGGTATCCCATGAGTTTAAATCAACAAGAATTGTTTCAAAAATTACTGGAACAAGTAGACCTACATCATGAAGCAGGCTACCGCCCTTATTTTGAAAATGCAAGTATAAAAAAAGTCACGGTGCATAAGCAATCCAAAGTTTGGCATTTCGATTTTTTATTTCAAGATATATTGCCATTTGAAGTTTACCAAAATTTGTCAGAGCGTTTGCAAATTTCATTTCGAAACATTGCCGATGTTACATTTTCAGTTGAAGCAGAACAGCCACAGCTAACGATTGAAAAACTAGAACATTATTGGCCGGAAGCCGTAAAAAAAAGCGGAGTCTCTTCCCCATTAATTAATAACTTATTTTCGAAACAATTGCCTATCATGAATGTAAAAAAAGTTCAGCTTTTTGTTGAAAATGAAGTTGTTAAAAGCCATCTGTTAAATGAATATTTGCCTCCAGTAGAAGCGGAGTATCAAAGACTTGGTTTTCCTCGCTTTAAAATCGAACCGATTATTGATGAAGTTGCGAATGCTGAAAAATTAGCTCAATTTCAAGCAAAAAAAGAAGAGGCTGATGCGCTATTAGCAATCAGAGCTTCAGAAAATTTGCAAAAAGCAGAAGAAGAGAAAAAGCGCAATAAAGATCAAAAACTGGTGAATTTGCCAAAAGGACCAATTGTTTTAGGTCGACAAATCAATGCTAAAGAAGAAGTAAAACAAATGAGTGAAATCATTGAAGAAGAGCGTCGTGTCACAATTGAAGGATACGTTTTTGACAAAGAAATTCGTGTGCTGCGCTCTGAACGTCAGATTATGATTTTAAAAATTACCGATTATACCTCTTCTTTTTCAGTTAAAATGTTTTCCAATTCCCCTGAAGACGAAGCGGCTTTTGCTGCACTACAAAAAGGAATGTGGGTTCGAGCTAGAGGGAGCGTTCAAGAAGATAGCTTTATGCGAGATTTAGTGATGAGTGCTCGTGACGTAACCGAATGGAAACACGATGCTCGTAAGGATACAGCTGCTGAAGGAGACAAGCGAGTTGAATTACATCTTCACTCAAACATGAGTCAAATGGATGCAACGAACAATATTACTGATTTAGTTGCACAAGCTGCTAAATGGGGCCAACCTGCTATAGCGATTACGGATCATGGCGGAGCGCAATCTTTCCCAGATGCTTTTCACGCGGGACAAAAACATGGTGTGAAAATTTTATATGGAATAGAAGC carries:
- a CDS encoding proline--tRNA ligase yields the protein MKQSKLFVPTLREVPNDAEVISHQMLLRAGYIRQVSSGVYSYLPLANLVLEKLKTIIREEFEKIDAVEMLMPSLLPRELWEESGRYETYGPNLMKLKDRSQRDFLLGPTHEEAFTTLIRDEINSYKRLPLSLYQIQTKFRDEKRPRFGLLRGREFIMNDAYSFHDSDESLDVGYRQFEQAYNRIFERCGLEFRSIIGDGGAMGGKDSKEFMAISDIGEDTICYSDASDYAANLEMATNFYMRKKSHEIEKELEKVATPNVGSVEEVATLLEVETNRVMKSMLFIADEKPVLVVIRGDHEVNDVKLKNFLGADFLELATDEEAVKWIGAEFGSVGPINVNEEIRVIADRYVQDLANAVCGANETGFHYVNVNPERDLTIESYEDLRFVMEGELSPDGQGVIQFTKGIEIGHIFKLGTRYSESMNATILDENGRSIPVIMGCYGIGVSRLLSAIVEQQADEKGINWPRNIAPYEVHLVPVNMKAEEQVNLSAELYTNLENAGLSVLMDDRNERVGVKFADSDLIGIPVRITVGKKANEGIVEIKLRKTAETIEVKKEELIDTLNILLNTI